The Brenneria rubrifaciens genome has a window encoding:
- a CDS encoding TolC family outer membrane protein translates to MIRKYNVALMTLIVAFANTAYADTIQEAIKHSLNTHPEVSASINSRFSAEHDLSAAKGAYLPSVTLNAGVGREETDSSSTRFSGNHGVELTRSESSINLSQMVFDGFATSSEVARQRATVNSRAYNVLNTSETTALNAVEVYLSVLQRQEFVRLAEANLASHERIYDQIRLRSEQGVGRLADMEQAEARLAQARNNVLTEKTNLDDAITNYLSVVGKEPDNLILPDSAMLSVPASLAEARRIMLANSPALKSAESDVEATEKQYEASKSTFYPRVNVELARSMDNNIDGSRGHNNEWQAMLRMQYNLYQGGSGKANMESKAYQIKEAQDVRNNALRLLDEELRLSWSALNNARQQLPIAAEYAERSMKVRSAYQKQFSLGERTLLDLLDSENELFTAQRRLVEVRFIGRFTEYRIKSRMGDLLKSLSIPEPAAGKSLTNVTTRAGLPNLN, encoded by the coding sequence ATGATACGTAAATATAATGTTGCTTTAATGACGCTAATTGTCGCTTTTGCCAATACAGCCTATGCCGATACTATTCAGGAAGCGATAAAGCACTCGCTTAATACCCACCCTGAGGTCAGTGCATCCATAAACAGCCGCTTTTCAGCCGAACATGATCTGAGCGCCGCCAAAGGAGCCTACCTTCCTTCCGTAACATTAAATGCGGGCGTGGGGCGCGAGGAGACAGACAGTAGCTCAACGAGGTTCAGCGGCAATCATGGTGTTGAACTGACACGAAGTGAATCCAGCATCAATCTGAGCCAGATGGTATTTGATGGGTTTGCGACATCCAGTGAAGTTGCCCGGCAGCGAGCTACCGTGAACTCTCGCGCATACAACGTGCTTAATACCAGTGAAACTACCGCATTAAATGCGGTTGAGGTCTATCTTTCTGTCTTGCAGCGTCAGGAATTTGTACGGCTTGCCGAAGCCAACCTCGCCAGCCATGAACGCATCTACGATCAGATCAGGCTACGCAGCGAGCAAGGCGTGGGCCGTCTGGCTGATATGGAACAGGCGGAAGCACGTCTCGCCCAGGCACGGAATAACGTTTTGACAGAAAAAACCAATCTGGACGACGCGATAACCAATTATCTGAGCGTGGTCGGCAAAGAACCTGACAATCTAATTCTTCCAGATAGCGCCATGCTTTCCGTACCCGCATCGCTGGCAGAAGCGCGGCGTATCATGCTGGCTAACAGCCCGGCATTGAAATCCGCGGAATCTGATGTTGAAGCAACGGAAAAGCAATACGAAGCATCCAAGTCGACATTTTATCCACGAGTCAATGTTGAACTGGCGCGCAGCATGGACAATAACATCGACGGTTCGCGTGGTCACAATAACGAATGGCAGGCCATGCTGAGAATGCAATACAATCTGTATCAAGGCGGCTCCGGCAAAGCCAACATGGAATCAAAAGCCTACCAGATCAAAGAAGCACAAGATGTCAGAAATAATGCTCTGCGTTTACTTGATGAAGAACTGCGTCTTTCCTGGTCTGCGTTAAATAATGCACGCCAGCAGCTTCCTATTGCGGCAGAATATGCCGAACGCAGTATGAAAGTGCGTTCGGCTTATCAGAAACAATTCAGTTTAGGCGAAAGGACGCTTTTGGATTTGCTGGACAGTGAAAATGAATTGTTCACCGCACAACGCCGTCTGGTTGAAGTACGTTTTATCGGGCGATTTACCGAGTATCGGATAAAATCGCGCATGGGAGATCTGTTGAAGAGTTTATCGATTCCTGAGCCTGCGGCGGGTAAAAGTCTTACGAACGTGACCACTCGCGCAGGGTTGCCAAACCTGAATTAA